One genomic segment of Caldivirga sp. includes these proteins:
- a CDS encoding 50S ribosomal protein L11: protein MKRVIRIQTSGGKVPPQAMQQMQGAGLNAQEVVNLINNKIKQVTALGFQNLNIEVEYDDSSKKVLRINIDYPPITDIILKVAGKDSPSHQAGKEIIGDVPLEKLAEVALIKIEELGSKSFKSALKQVVSTCRSIGLTVNGKDPKEVIKEIDQGVYDELISKYEKNSS, encoded by the coding sequence ATGAAGAGGGTTATTAGGATTCAGACAAGTGGTGGTAAGGTGCCTCCACAGGCTATGCAGCAGATGCAGGGCGCTGGATTAAATGCACAGGAGGTTGTTAACCTAATAAATAATAAGATTAAGCAAGTGACCGCGCTTGGTTTTCAGAACCTTAACATTGAGGTTGAGTATGATGATTCCTCTAAGAAGGTGCTTAGGATTAACATTGATTACCCACCAATAACCGACATTATACTTAAGGTTGCTGGTAAGGATTCCCCCAGCCACCAGGCTGGTAAGGAGATAATAGGTGACGTACCCCTGGAGAAGCTGGCTGAAGTAGCCTTAATTAAGATTGAGGAATTAGGCAGTAAGTCCTTTAAGTCAGCCTTAAAGCAGGTAGTTAGCACATGCAGATCCATTGGATTAACCGTAAATGGTAAGGACCCTAAGGAAGTAATTAAGGAGATAGACCAGGGAGTCTATGATGAATTAATATCAAAGTACGAGAAGAACTCCAGTTAA
- a CDS encoding type I 3-dehydroquinate dehydratase codes for MPHSTVLGIDRPILVCAVPVRSISMVNPPSECEAVELRLDYMGGDLEVKLNEVSDLIKGLLSRVKVIVTVRNPEEGGVNWVDPSLKLKVIRIAHENGALVDVEVEFARKYANSITSWSEVILSRHVLNSRSNIRSTIASDYALASSMKALTYKVATINTDDLPALVELLVKEGEVPVAIVPMQPIQRAAAIMLGTALMYCSIGDGTAPGQLSVEECIRIKRERIRLVSS; via the coding sequence ATGCCCCATAGCACCGTCCTAGGTATTGATAGGCCGATACTAGTGTGTGCAGTGCCGGTTAGGAGCATTAGCATGGTGAATCCACCGAGTGAATGCGAAGCTGTGGAATTAAGACTTGACTACATGGGTGGTGATCTTGAGGTTAAGTTAAATGAAGTAAGTGACTTAATTAAGGGATTACTAAGTAGGGTTAAGGTAATAGTAACGGTCAGGAACCCTGAGGAGGGTGGTGTTAATTGGGTTGACCCATCTTTGAAGCTTAAGGTCATTAGAATTGCCCATGAAAACGGTGCCCTAGTTGACGTTGAGGTTGAATTCGCGAGGAAGTACGCTAACTCTATTACATCATGGAGTGAAGTAATACTGTCTAGGCATGTCCTCAACAGTCGCTCCAACATTAGGAGTACTATCGCCAGTGATTACGCCTTAGCCAGCTCTATGAAGGCCTTAACTTATAAGGTAGCTACAATTAATACTGATGATTTACCAGCATTAGTGGAATTACTGGTTAAGGAGGGGGAAGTACCCGTAGCCATAGTGCCTATGCAGCCTATTCAGAGGGCTGCGGCAATAATGCTCGGCACGGCATTAATGTACTGTTCAATAGGTGATGGTACAGCACCAGGTCAATTAAGTGTTGAGGAGTGTATTAGGATTAAGAGGGAGAGAATTAGGCTAGTTAGTTCTTAG